A region from the Aegilops tauschii subsp. strangulata cultivar AL8/78 chromosome 5, Aet v6.0, whole genome shotgun sequence genome encodes:
- the LOC109783473 gene encoding uncharacterized protein, with protein MPQNERPMGFSPPLVPHLSSSHPSRISPPNPSESKSLTLTLTVARRMMEAEGEGEGSRSIMAAAEEEEEEWKLARESKCRFRHCECSWRLFCSPRIPRVAPGRDYSSIPAGADHRPAWSLLIGLKDGAFLRLKRLRVARSGRILGRSDDALEAFHDIKTTSGGTFDASAAMAPDGRSLCILRQEDDGAGEQPHALHLTLQQPQTHTSPDLQLHLPLPEIQAGRSRNCMPISAGGYIWALCPILEYGVKLSLLMRPLHLLPGDGQWEQVGNSCPHKDDKGEYPWLAGGFLQGYAVLPGPLILVSFKQDGLFFTFAPGSRDWTPVLTDETRPPLDYIPILGRAVYMEQDKAIYTLRGNTIYAYKLSYIHQGDGDDQGRVRLRLDPPITIDSVSPFNSCNGCGFLTRLDGRLMCSVWISLASREQLDQCQCDNLHAIVTTFNLHDPAQGGIQVLHSSFRRVDMEPNPEDQEFCFLQEYEDMDSQVLLQHQEGQEEYLTSSQQHVNEPPSNKLDCCRDFIKMEDCPRLCFRCGINGHFARECSLPPHEPLPAMPPRTLVGRASMQHRVPFERRPVATTSINKDLFIICQAGSQLVIYHTGVMDETSLLQGGDDGKPLQTSCYVAPYVGDGDNWHFFLHSASKIHAVSRKKDGMLEFSLNKDRTLAMDRLSVRRLPSADTFVLFITVGGETIALTDTLEVYHQTGFSYGSTFWLRCKADQSHVLERKVMISGYVAVNGDSFIVSDALTGSCLLFDLCAKQWRVVMPWAAFSEDLPRTSPTKCPLNGRCVFVDGFIYTCRDGGLAAYQLFDKDHSVYLSEPIFLRFSWLVDDCVGEDMCLDYAGKDVDSGAILFYVVQLQSGYPPPKHDVQITIVQVKTKATTSNKKREPVGVTPVDCVTRFIHHKEAVDIRCCFAL; from the exons ATGCCCCAAAACGAACGGCCCATGGGGTTTAGTCCTCCCCTCGTACCCCACCTTTCCTCATCCCATCCCAGTCGTATCTCCCCACCGAACCCCAGCGAGAGCAAATCCCTAACTCTAACCCTAACCGTAGCTAGGAGGATGATGGAggcggagggggagggggagggctcgCGGTCGATAATGGcggcggcagaggaggaggaggaggagtggaagCTGGCGCGTGAGTCCAAGTGCCGTTTTCGCCATTGCGAGTGCAGCTGGCGTCTTTTCTGCTCCCCCCGGATCCCCCGCGTCGCCCCCGGGAGGGACTACTCCTCCATCCCCGCCGGCGCCGACCATCGGCCCGCCTGGTCGCTGCTCATCGGCCTCAAGGACGGCGCCTTCCTACGGCTCAAACGCCTCCGCGTGGCGCGATCCGGGCGGATCCTTGGCCGGAGCGACGACGCGCTCGAGGCTTTCCACGACATCAAGACGACGAGTGGCGGCACGTTCGACGCCAGCGCCGCCATGGCTCCCGACGGCCGCTCGCTCTGCATTCTGCGCCAGGAGGATGACGGTGCCGGTGAGCAACCCCATGCCCTGCACCTAACTCTGCAGCAGCCGCAGACCCACACATCCCCGGATCTGCAGCTGCATCTTCCTCTGCCGGAGATTCAAGCAGGGAGGAGTCGTAACTGCATGCCCATCTCCGCCGGCGGCTACATCTGGGCTCTGTGCCCCATCTTGGAATATGGCGTCAAGTTGAGCCTCCTCATGCGACCCCTGCATCTGCTCCCCGGGGACGGCCAATGGGAGCAGGTCGGCAACAGCTGCCCACACAAAGATGACAAGGGCGAGTACCCGTGGTTGGCTGGCGGGTTCCTCCAGGGCTACGCCGTGCTCCCTGGCCCCCTCATCCTTGTCTCCTTCAAACAAGAcggcctcttcttcaccttcgcCCCCGGCTCCCGCGACTGGACCCCGGTGCTCACCGATGAAACAAGGCCACCGCTAGACTACATCCCTATCCTCGGCCGCGCCGTGTACATGGAGCAAGACAAGGCCATCTACACGCTCCGTGGTAACACCATCTACGCCTACAAGCTCAGCTACATACACCAGGGTGATGGTGATGATCAGGGGAGGGTGAGGCTGAGACTGGATCCGCCCATCACCATCGACTCTGTATCTCCTTTCAATTCCTGTAATGGGTGTGGCTTCCTCACCCGTCTTGATGGTCGGCTCATGTGCTCCGTCTGGATCAGCCTGGCATCACGTGAACAGTTAGATCAATGCCAGTGTGACAACCTACATGCCATCGTCACCACCTTCAACCTCCATGACCCGGCTCAGGGGGGAATACAGGTGCTGCATTCCTCTTTCCGCCGGGTAGACATGGAGCCCAATCCAGAGGACCAGGAATTCTGCTTTCTACA GGAGTACGAGGACATGGACTCCCAGGTGCTGCTGCAACACCAAGAAGGGCAAGAGGAGTATCTAACCAGTTCCCAGCAGCACGTCAACGAACCACCCTCCAACAAGCTTGATTGTTGCAG AGACTTCATCAAAATGGAAGACTGTCCACGCCTTTGCTTTCGTTGCGGCATCAACGGTCACTTTGCCCGCGAGTGCTCTCTCCCGCCACATGAGCCCTTGCCGGCAATGCCCCCCCGCACGCTGGTTGGCCGTGCTTCAATGCAACACCGAGTCCCTTTCGAAAGGCGTCCGGTTGCTACAACAAGTATCAATAAAGATCTGTTTATCATCTGCCAAGCTGGCTCACAACTAGTCATCTACCATACGGGCGTCATGGATGAGACTTCACTGTTACAAGGTGGAGATGATGGCAAGCCTCTCCAAACGTCGTGCTATGTTGCACCTTATGTCGGTGATGGTGACAATTGGCACTTTTTCCTTCACAGTGCCTCAAAAATACATGCTGTTTCGAGGAAAAAAGATGGCATGCTTGAGTTTAGTCTGAACAAGGACCGTACGTTGGCTATGGATCGTCTATCTGTACGGCGGCTGCCAAGTGCTGATACTTTTGTTTTGTTTATCACAGTTGGTGGAGAGACCATTGCTCTTACTGATACTCTGGAAGTTTATCATCAGACAGGGTTCAGTTATGGATCCACCTTCTGGCTGCGATGCAAGGCAGATCAATCGCATGTTCTCGAGAGGAAGGTCATGATATCTGGATATGTAGCAGTGAATGGCGATTCCTTTATAGTCTCTGATGCTCTCACAGGTTCCTGTCTTTTGTTTGACCTGTGTGCCAAGCAATGGCGTGTTGTCATGCCTTGGGCCGCATTCTCAGAAGACTTGCCAAGGACTAGCCCTACAAAGTGCCCTTTAAATGGTAGATGTGTATTTGTCGATGGCTTTATCTACACATGCAGAGATGGAGGGCTTGCTGCTTATCAACTGTTTGATAAAGATCATTCTGTGTATCTCAGCGAGCCCATCTTTTTGCGATTCTCATGGCTTGTAGATGATTGTGTGGGTGAGGACATGTGCTTGGATTATGCTGGCAAAGATGTGGACTCTGGTGCTATTTTGTTTTACGTGGTGCAACTGCAAA